Genomic window (Eublepharis macularius isolate TG4126 chromosome 6, MPM_Emac_v1.0, whole genome shotgun sequence):
CCGCCTGCtgatggaaaaggggggggaaagggagagttGGTCAAGCTTCGTAAATTAAAGAGAAGATAAAGGATGCATACTTTTTAGTGACTCAGAAATGTTATTTCACATATTATGGCTTTGAAATGACATACATACAGGCATCGGGGTTTCTTACTGGATGAGATGTCTGTAAACTGGAAAGAAAATGAACATGTTAATCAGATTGATCTAAACATGTAGCACAAATAGGTTGGGTTGGATTCAGCAGAGGATTCCCACACATGGAAGGGATCTGTGTTCACAAACAGCATCTTTCTCACCCTCCTTCACTGCAACCCAAAACCTACCCCCAATCTGCACCTGGGGAACAGAGGGGCCCCAGGAATAGCCTGAAGGAagagtctgcagtgggaggggaaaatCAGCAAAAATGGTCCCAGCTCTTCTGAAGGGAGAAATCTTCTGCTGGAGCCAACCCATCCTCTTTTATCAATATATTTTCTAAATTAACAATTTACTGAAAGGTTGATATCTATTTAACTAGTTCTAAGTGCcaccccccgacacacacacctTACTCCCAACAGCAGCAGCCATAGGTTTCTCATGCAACGATCCAGGGAGGCTGAACATGATTGAATATACAGTACAGGAATACCCCAGGATTAAATCCCTCAAATCAGGACAGTCATTCACACAACAGTCCAGAGAAACAAAGTGcacaggggaggaggaagggaagtgacatcacttcagcAAACTTTACCCCAGCCTATGCATAGTCATTCAAAGGTTTGCACAGATCCTACAAACATGCAAGTATACACCTGTAGGCACCTGTCCACATTCTCCTAATCAAGAGGAGAAAGCCTTACGTGCATGCACTGGTCAGTTAATATGCAGAGGTTGATGGTAGAGCTTGCTACCATGGTGCCACTTCTCTCCTTGTACATGTTGTTTCCCGGGTCTGTTGTGTGAATGATTCTCTTGATTTTCAGGGTCCAGTTGGCTGTTTCCAGACCTGCACTGGTTTCACATCCAGAGACTTTTATACATCCTACAACTTGCCACAGATCGGCTTAATGTGTAATTGGGGCCAGTTATGTGATCTGAGAATAGATCTGAGAGAGGAAAAATTCCAGTACCCGGCTCCAAATTATTTGATGGAGGCAACTTCTCAGCAAATATATTTAGTAGAATTGATATATGTGCACATTACTTTAGATAGGAGCATATACTAGGAATGCCGTCCCTCTAGTCAGGGCAGATGATCCTCTGCCCTGAGCTTGCCATGGCCTGCTGCCACTCCAagaagtgcttttttaaaaaaaagttggtgTTGCGTgtactatgacatcacttccaggggaaacccagaaTTGATgatgagtagctctaggaattgctagaaactagagcttccagcgattcctagagctaccagctgtcacttctgggttttcctggaagtgacatcacacccacGACACTGCCAGCCCCttgtccccacccccatccttcctttcagttgccaggctcagcctggcaaccctagcatataCTCAGGCCTGTTACACTGTGCTAAGACATTGCAATTTTGCCCCCAGCGTAGATGAATGCAGCACATACTGGCACAATCATGTAACTATTAGCAGTGTGTGGCCCCAGCATGCAGCTCAAAAATTTTAAAGTACCCAGATATCATGCAATCTTGACTGCCAGTTTGGATTGCCTAGGCAGTTCCAGACAACCGTCGCCTAAGGAACCCCAAATGGCAACTGAAATCTCAGAAGCTGTTAGCATTTTTAAACCATATTGTGTTCTATCTAATCTCCTTTGGGGAAAATATccaaagcagggaaaggggagaggccacAGGTACTGTGAAGGGGATGGAGAAGGAGAACCAGAAAGGAACAGGAGGAGAAAGTGGCAACCAGGAAGAGtagaagggggagagggaaaagggGGGCTGGCAAAGGGGAGGAAGGCAGAAGCCAACATGCCTGGGTAGAAGCAAGGGAAACTGGGAAAAGCAGACGCCAATAAGGgcagggatccagaggagttagccgtgttagtctgtagtagcaaaatcaaaaagagtccagtagcacctttaagactaaccaattttattgtagcataagctttcgagaatcaagttctcttcgtcagatgcatggtacagaaactggtcaaatatagaagaggaggggggaggaggggaggagagagaagatgcagttagggggggagagggaggatgcaaccaaaacattcctttgctagtaaatgtaaacatctccttttggtgtgggggtcagttggcttgggtgaggcttcaaaggagtttgccatgttagtttgcagcagtaaaacagctagaccatccaattcctatgtagtataagccttcgataaccacagctctccccgccagatgcatctgatggggatCTGACGCCAGATGTCAGATGcatcctttgaagcctcacccaagccaacttacccccacaccaaaaggagatgtttacatttactagcaaaactgcatcttctctctcctcccctccccccccctcctcttctatatttgaccagtttctgtaccatgcatctgacgaagagaacttgattctcaaaagattatgctacaataaaattggttagtcttaaaggtgctactggactcttttcaataagGGCAGGGGGAGCAGAGatagtgtggggaaaggggcCAGTGGGGAAAGGGACCCTCCACGTCCTCATGAGTCACCTTCTTATTCTACATGCTTTTTATTGTTTTGCATAACTTTTATTAGTTTTGCCGGTCACAGGAGGAATCAAAGAGTGACATTCCGCCCAAGATACAAAGGGTCTTACAATCAATCCCTCTGCGTTCAGAGATTCATCAGGTATTGCCTACATACTTTCAAGCATATCTTCCCACACATACAGGTGAGAAACATGTGCCTATGCAATTGTTTTTATATGCAAAAGGAAATTCCCAGGAAGCTACTCAGAACCATTTTATCTGCTTTGGGGTTTTTCTTGTGCTTCTGTGGAATTGTGGCACATACACAGCCTTGCCTATACTCAAAATTTGCACTAAAATTCAATCTGACCACTAGGAGATTGCAAACAGTTGCTACCTGTGGTCTCTGTTGAACCATCGGCTCTCTGCCTACAAGACAATGCATTTTAATTTCCCAGCATATCTTTTAGAAGTGGCTCAATAAATGATCTCACCTTTCTTATCAGTTTTCATGGCATTTATCACCGACAAGCTTTTTATTTGATACTTGAACAAATTAGCAGTCAAGGCTCATTTGAATCAATGTGACTACCAAtgcggacacagacagacacacaaacacactgtcatgtctgagccccatccatgccaatgctgatgctgttgtcagcaatgctaatgctgacctgttgttctgaaccaatgtttcatgctgtaactggatgtcatattgccaatgccataactgtttctttcacaggcttattgcaggtgccttatctaatggaccgtagaaactttcagtgcttttgaccttgtatactgctcactcccatgtctcaactttgatcacttgctttctcagtgactcgacttgatagtacaaatatgcaagacgttctcaggacaagttcgtgccaactgttgggagggggaaggagcaaacgtgtatgttaagaggaaggattttcccacgttactattcctgtcaacttgctcttactgcttagatgcttaccttgcttctgagtaatcctatgaacatatctatggaaatgatctgatttctgaataaagccatttaaccaagagcctggatttcttgttgcaatggtacagggatctatctgtcatagcctgtcatccatagcctgacggTTATCAAATTTCTTtatctgtttcttttaaaaaggtcATCTAACATTTCAAACAGGCAAACAGTGGGCCAACAACAGTTGATTCCTACATGCTCCTACAATAAGTGGAACCTGCATcttccacatcctactctgaaactttaCACTACACTGCCATTTGTGGGGGGAGGTTGCtgctgaacagcagcaagcaaccAGGCCTGAGTGAGGCATGCAAGTTATGTGGCATCAAGTCATGTGGTGGCTGTTTCTGGGCCTGGTACCAATGAGTCCTCCctgaaaggccaaaacagccctggaaagggccctgccccctccccctgtcttttcctgacagaaaccaaacctggaatactGACCAAACagttacttggttgcctagcaacagacacCAAGGGcctctggttaaagctacaggagttcCTTTAAtcatttgggggggagggtttaacccctcaatgtattttttgatttcagatttttctgcaaacctgggacatttttcaggagtataggaagatctgtcttgacctttcatggctccagtctccagatttaagtatccatagatcagggccacttcactattagtatataagatttcaAGTGCCTCTATTGTTATGTTAACCAGCACAGGTCATATCCTAGCTGCTACTTATGTAGAACAAATGCTTAGCATAAAAATAAAACGTGGGTTGAAAGAAACATAGAGCTGTTCTGTCATTTTTTCAAAAAACCCTATCACTGCACTGGACAAACTGCTTACTCATCTTGCATGCATATATTCCCATACAAATTCCCCTGCTTCTTCCCTGGAGCTGTGCCATACAAGGTAACAAAAGGGGATCAACTGTTTTCTGCTTACCACGTGTTCATTGACATCACTATAATTGGCCATGATCTGCTGATTCTGGTAATACTCCAGCTGCTTTTCTGCCAGATCAACTCGCTGCAGCAGATTCTCAATGAAGTGCTGGAGCCTTGCTTTGCCGCGGACCTCCTTTTCGGCAGCTTCCTCTAGGAAGTGATTAAATGTAACTACTTCTCTGCAATGAAAAAATAATGATAATAAGGCAGCCCCACTGGAATTGCTGCTGCATAGCAGTGTTTCCCTATTCCTCATAAGAAACGGCAGGAAGGAGCGTATGCTAGCTTATCATTCAGTGACATCCTTGTGCCCTTCCTACAGATGCTAAGGTGCTGGGCTGCAATCTTCATCCTTCCAGGACACCATTTACGTAACTATATCACAACGTTGCCATTTCTTTCCTGTCCTTGATCATGTATAGGTTTCTAGAAATAGAAATCAAACCATGGTCATTCTAGATGATATaaagaatttctctctctctctctctctctctctctctctctctctgtcatacTTACCCCAGCCCCTATTGTATACTAAAAGCTTTTGATATTATCCTTATGTAACCAAGAGTGCAGAGAAGTAGACTTTTTttgcagcagagagagaaagcgcGACAGCTTGTCTGCCTGAAACTGGATGAATTCAATAGCACATGAATGCCTAACTGTGCATTTGAAGTCTCCTTAATAGGACAGTGGCATTCTCATCTACTGGAGTGTTTgacttttaaaagaaagattaTTTCAAAGAATGTTATGATTAAATCCTAGAGTTATTTAGAGCACAAACATCATTAGCGAAAATTGAACCAAATAAAAGTTGCTGCAATgagaaaatatttaataaagCAGAGCAGTCAAGTGATTCTTAATAGAGGGTCATATATCCCCCCAAGAGCAATACAGAAACCGGAGGGGTATTCAAGACTTTGGTGGGCAAATGGCGGGGGGGGCATGATTTTTAGccagcccccttcccccacttgCAATGCTTTCCAACACCAGCAGAACTGTTCTATACTTCCCAACCTGTACTTTCGATAAAATCTCAGTATCCTAGATTTCTCTACCAGGTAGATTTTCTAAAATGTGGTACACAGCAAGCAGGAATTAAATCTAACCCTAAGGACTTAGTTCTCACTGAATGGGGTCTCAGTGAAACTTCCAGGAtacttggccaatctggcctgaaagaaaattccttcctacccccaagtggtgatcagcattaccccgagaaagggccatgagagcttaGCACCgaccggctcatcccttcatgcctcCTCTTTCCCGATCTGCATATGttcatattgagtcagagaatcaCCACTGCTGTcaagtggccatctagcctcttcttaaatacctccaaggaaggaaagcccaccacctcccaaggaagcctgttcctctgaggaaccactctgtcaggaagtttttcctaatgtttagccaaaaactcttttgctttaattttaatcttGTTTCTGGtccgaccctctggggcaacagagaaCAACGCTGCTCCATCCTTGATGTGACATCCTTTCAAATACTCAAAGAGGGTTATCATATcgcctctcagtcacctcctcacCAGGCTAAACATATGCAGGTCCTTCTACCTTTCCTCGcaggacttgatctccagaccccccACCATCTTTCTTGCCCCCTTTGGACAACACACGTTCTAGCTTGTCaaatccttcttaaactgtggtgccccaaactgaacatagTACTCTAAGTGAGGCCTAACAAGAACAGAATAAAGAGATGCCATCACTTTGCGTGAACTGGACACTATACTGCTGTTGATGCAGCCTAAAATTGCACTTGCCTTTCTAGCTACTGTaccacattgctgactcatgttcagtgtatgatctactaagacccctagatctttttaatgtgtactactgccaagacaagtctccccccatcctataagtgtgcctttgatttttcctacctaaatgcagaactttacatttatctctgttgaaattcattttattagtTTTGGCATTCTATTAGTTTGGGGGTGAAtcttgactctgtcttctactgtatttgcaacccttcccaatttaatatcatctgcaaatttaatgagaatcccctctattccttcatccaagtcattcataaaaatattgaacaacaaagggcccaggacagattccTGAGGCATTCCACTTGTcattcctctccaagaggatgaggaaccatttacaggCACTCTTTGAGTGCACATCTGTCagccagttacaaatccacctaacagcagtaggatccaagccacattttaccaacttgtcaagaagaatatcatgtggaaccttatcaaaagccttactgaaattgagataaactatgttcGCAGCATTCCCCTAATCCACCAAAGTAgaaactctctcaaaaaaggggATAAGGTTcatctgacatgacttgttcttgaagaacccatgctggctcttagtaatcaaagctgtcttttctaaattcTCCAGGACTAACTATTTAATGATGTGTTCCAAAATCTTTCCAGGTATGGACGTCAAGCTGACAGGTCAATAGTTACAGGGatccttctttttctccttcttgaaggtggggacaacatttgcctgcctccaatcttctagCTCCTCACCtgttcttttaactgaagatgacaGGGATTGAACATGGCCTtatatgcatgcaaagcatgtgctttaTCACAGGgctatataaaaacaaaaaaattgaacACAAGGCATCCAGGTACTGATCTTAGATGGATATGATTCCATCTAAGCAACCTTCAAATCAGGAACCTTCTTAACTTCACCCAGGTATTTCATTTACTTCAGGATTCAGTAAGTGTTAGTCCCATTGCAACTGAAGCTAGTCATAAAGCTcattaagagcaacaggacttgTTAGTCCTAATTAACTTCCCCCCTCCACACTGCTTTTAGTAGGACATGACTAACTTGAACAGTATGGGGCTTTTTCACTGATAATATGTACAGATGGATTGTTTTGGTCTaagctctatgtgtgtgtgtgttacgtgccgtcaagttacttgtgacttatggcaaccctatgaatgaaacacctccaaaacatcccatcattaacagacttgctcagatcttgcgaaCTAAGGATGTGACTTCCTTTATCGAGTCAAGccgtctcattttgggtcttcctcttttcctactgacttccaacttttcttagcattattgacttttccagggagtcttgccttctcatgatgtgaccaaagtaagatgGCCTCGGTTTTGCACAGccatctttccccccctttccctgcatttttctttcttgttgTGCTTTGGATTGCAAGCTCCTCAAAGCACAGACACGTCCCTTAATTTAACCCAGAGGGACACATATATGATGCTGCTCCCTGCTcccttgatttttatttttatacatgATTTCTTAAGACACTGGAttcattttcctcttttttgcCTCTTGAGCCAGTAGCAGAACTAGAGCTTGGCTCCACTTGAGTATGCAGTGCATTCTGGGATATCATATGTGCACAACAAACCCTTACTAATAAAGCTTGGATTCTCCATGGATTTTTGCCTCCAAGCGTTGGCACGATGCTTGGCAAGTGAAAGATAGGCTAACAAATGCCAAAGGGAATACGCAGTATTCATAGTACACAGTTTGCTCGCTTTATGTCTCTGCAGTGTTACCTGAGAAGAGAAACACTCGGACTTCCTTGGGTTCTGAAAATGCCAGTATTAAAACACATCAGCTCTATTAGTCCATTCAAAACTAGCCCACTTGCCACACTCTCTGCCTGAGCCACAAGATGGCAAACTATTATGAACGTAAAAATTAGAGTGCAGCAGTGGGTTTGAAGCTGGATGCTTTGCTGGAAGATTCAGCCAGCTATTGCCCCACGGATCTTGCCACACAGGGCGATTAAGAAGCATATCATAGTACAGCAGAACAAAAGACATCATTTGAATCCACCTAAAAAATGTAATTCTGTTTTAAATGGCACTGCATAAGTAATGGGCAGTTAAAATGAAACATCACGATTGGAAATGTCCAAAAGAGCTTCCTTCTCTATATAGATCCAggggaattagccgtgttagtctgtagtagcaaaatagaaaagagtccagtagcacctttaagactaaccaactttactgtagcataagctttcgagaaccacagttctcttcgtcagatgcaactctACTTAAAAATAGGTCAGCAACACTCCACCAAGGAGACACATGGGCTTTTCCTAAGATCCTTTGGAAGTTGTGCATTTGTAAACATCTCCTTGCCCAGTTGTCTGCGAGCACTAGAAATTGCCTCCAGGTGATCAAGAAAGGAAAGCATTTGTTCGTTGGCAGAGAGGACGTTGTGCAGGCCATTGATGTGCCACAAATGACTACTAGAGATAAGAAACAAAAAATCTCTGCGGAGTTGTGCGCCAGGCAGCATCAAAGGCCATTACTCCTTTTATCACTACTTCCTGCTTTTATCAGGGTTGTATACAGGTACCTGGAGCAACCACTGATATGCCAATGTTGAGGCAAGTATCTGATGCCAATGCCAGTATGAGGATACTAGCCATACCCTCTTGCCACCTCTATAGCCTAATCTTGACCCCAACTACTTTGAAGTTCAATGGGGCTTGCTTCCCAGTAGATCTGCTTATGAGCAGCTGTGCTGACTTTTTAGTCCCTATGAGACATCTTTATTCAGAGAGTCGCACTTTCCTCTAGAAGCAGTGCCTCTAAACCTGgagaggtgtagtggttagagagttgtaCTAGGACCTGAGAGTTTAGCTGCAAATCTCCATGTGCCATGAAACACACTGAGTGACTTTAGCCATTCATtttatctcagcctaacctacctcacagggtcatttgagaataaaaatggagaggggagaaCCAGGTATGAGAACTTGAAACTTGACTCATGAGCCAAAAACTGCCATCTTGTCCAATGAGCTGGAAAATCAAGTAAAAAGTCAGGCTTGAGTCTATTCCAAACCCAGGCTCACAGGCCTTCTTGCTCCAAGAATGCTGCAGTCTCCTGCTGCCTATGCTACCTGCAGCACCTGGTTGAGCACTCATGACCTGGAATGTTTTTATAGCCATATCTTCTTGTACAcaccaacccgcccccccccccaaaccccacaccAGCATGTATCTTATCCTTCGACTGGGCAAAGTCAGAAGCCTTCTTTCAGcctaaggagctttcctccaacttacctggctcttcctccaatgaaaCAGcaccttaagttggaggaaggctccttagattgGAGGACCAAAGGTAGGATCTTTGCCACTGTTTTGCCACAGGGTCCAGCCTTCTACTTACTCTTCCTTTCTGTGGAGCTCTTCCTCAGACTCCGTGAGGCGTTGTTTCAGCACTGCAATCATTTCCACTGCGACATCCACCTGTCTGTTCAGCGCCCGCTCACGCCTCTGCACTTCTTGTTTCTTCTGAGAAAGCTGCACAAAGGCCGCTCGAACCTCCAGCAATTCGGCAGTCTTTTGAGCCAACTCTTTGGTAAGCTTGTCGATCCGCTTCTCGATCGTTTTATCCACCGCTTCCACCATTCGGTTGAATTTCTCTCTCACATGGGCCTCAAACGAAGCTTTGGAGTCAATGGTTGCCAGACTCGGTTTTGAAAGGAGCTCGTCGTTGGAATCACCCATCCTGTAATTTGTCCCAAATGATGCGGGTTGCTCTGCCTCCACTTCCAACGGCTTCCTGTTCTTTGTGTTTTCGTGGGCTGCATCGCAGAAGCTTAGGTAGGGGGGCTTTGGTTTCA
Coding sequences:
- the ZNF365 gene encoding protein ZNF365 isoform X1, with translation MQQNTFEESRYPWQESFENVSACMPFRCPRCGDHTRFRTLSSLRAHLEYNHSYEERSLLAKCNLFSSFKDVDLISASEPLTQGMLGDSASIMKPKPPYLSFCDAAHENTKNRKPLEVEAEQPASFGTNYRMGDSNDELLSKPSLATIDSKASFEAHVREKFNRMVEAVDKTIEKRIDKLTKELAQKTAELLEVRAAFVQLSQKKQEVQRRERALNRQVDVAVEMIAVLKQRLTESEEELHRKEEEVVTFNHFLEEAAEKEVRGKARLQHFIENLLQRVDLAEKQLEYYQNQQIMANYSDVNEHVFTDISSSKKPRCLRRGSQHAFYSSPDAKPHPFQKGRLHLKKTKEDKTGAHPVKLFYEPVDCSRELWRPLKKGEAPNVARKVNAKSKISKKSKQLY
- the ZNF365 gene encoding protein ZNF365 isoform X2; protein product: MQQNTFEESRYPWQESFENVSACMPFRCPRCGDHTRFRTLSSLRAHLEYNHSYEERSLLAKCNLFSSFKDVDLISASEPLTQGMLGDSASIMKPKPPYLSFCDAAHENTKNRKPLEVEAEQPASFGTNYRMGDSNDELLSKPSLATIDSKASFEAHVREKFNRMVEAVDKTIEKRIDKLTKELAQKTAELLEVRAAFVQLSQKKQEVQRRERALNRQVDVAVEMIAVLKQRLTESEEELHRKEEEVVTFNHFLEEAAEKEVRGKARLQHFIENLLQRVDLAEKQLEYYQNQQIMANYSDVNEHVFTDISSSKKPRCLRGSQHAFYSSPDAKPHPFQKGRLHLKKTKEDKTGAHPVKLFYEPVDCSRELWRPLKKGEAPNVARKVNAKSKISKKSKQLY